The following are encoded together in the Triticum dicoccoides isolate Atlit2015 ecotype Zavitan chromosome 6B, WEW_v2.0, whole genome shotgun sequence genome:
- the LOC119321929 gene encoding putative mediator of RNA polymerase II transcription subunit 12 produces the protein MSRYEYETNGYHRAVEDEYEDEYYDEDEYEEEGAGAPEEDEEPPEGQQEFLQIRERLKEQIRRKAQGASASTAGRSSSSHDRRPPPPNFGSFFGPSKPVISQRVIEERKSMKEIQNTVPRERRPPGKDIPSSSRVQVQAKTNGFHQKQKIVNEAKKKAEALKDNRDYSFLLSDDADIPSPPREKPAARPSLTQKSDREMMHSAAKSRAPTSQPARLPNGHVLNNNTLSTQRRPESKFESKGKEMLPSRERAVDNGRMHSVVRNGSSQATGSKAASQKFPSKGQIANKPSMKEVNEQSLRKDHLARKQPVLPNGRPQPSQSQRMQSASYGQRPQQSSQSQRPQQSSQSQRPQQLSQSQRPQQSSQSQRPQLSSQSQRPLQSQSQRPVQSSHSQRQLQSSQRERPLQSSQSQRPQSSQSQRPQQSLQRQRPQQSSQLQTSQSQRQLPQSNRPQQMLQRQSPLSSQGHYPEQRRVQANDRVKPSERQPSRQVSANGRDDRAKKKQLGKRRFDDDIEDEDDPMAMIRSMFRYDPSKYAGRDDDDSDMEADFATIEMEEKRSARIARQEDEEELRLLEEEERREQERKRRRVGR, from the exons ATGAGCCGCTACGAGTATGAGACCAAT GGTTATCATCGGGCAGTGGAGGATGAGTATGAGGACGAGTACTATGATGAAGATGAGTACGAGGAGGAAGGCGCAGGAGCTCCTGAGGAGGACGAAGAGCCACCAGAGGGTCAGCAGGAGTTCCTTCAAATTAGAGAACGATTGAAGGAGCAGATTAGGCGGAAGGCACAGGGTGCTAGTGCTAGCACAGCTGGTCGCTCATCTTCCTCGCATGATAGAAGACCACCCCCACCCAA TTTTGGCTCCTTCTTTGGGCCCTCCAAGCCGGTGATTTCCCAGCGTGTGATTGAAGAAAGGAAGTCAATGAAAGAGATACAGAACACAGTGCCCAGAGAACGAAGACCTCCTGGA AAGGACATCCCATCATCTTCGAGAGTGCAAGTGCAAGCTAAAACAAATGGATTTCACCAGAAGCAAAAGATTGTTAATGAG GCAAAAAAGAAAGCTGAGGCACTTAAGGATAATCGGGACTATTCATTTCTACTTTCGGATGATGCTGACATTCCATCTCCTCCAAGGGAAAAACCTGCAGCTAGGCCTTCCTTGACCCAAAAGTCCG ATCGTGAGATGATGCATTCTGCAGCGAAGAGTAGGGCACCAACAAGTCAGcctgccagattgccaaatggtcaTGTGTTGAACAACAACACATTGTCCACACAAAGACGCCCGGAAAGTAAGTTTGAATCCAAGGGAAAGGAGATGCTCCCAAGTAGGGAAAGAGCTGTTGACAATGGAAGGATGCATAGTGTTGTTAGAAATGGGTCCAGCCAGGCCACTGGAAGCAAAGCTGCAAGCCAAAAGTTTCCAAGCAAGGGTCAGATAGcaaataagccttctatgaaggaaGTGAATGAACAATCTCTTAGAAAGGATCATTTAGCTAGAAAGCAACCTGTGTTACCTAATGGTCGACCACAGCCCTCACAAAGTCAGAGGATGCAATCAGCCTCCTATGGCCAGAGGCCGCAGCAGTCATCGCAGAGCCAGAGACCACAACAGTCGTCGCAGAGCCAGAGGCCACAGCAGTTGTCGCAGAGCCAGAGGCCACAGCAGTCCTCGCAGAGCCAGAGGCCACAGCTGTCATCGCAGAGCCAGAGGCCACTGCAGTCACAGAGCCAGAGGCCAGTGCAGTCCTCGCATAGCCAGAGGCAACTGCAGTCGTCACAGCGTGAGAGGCCATTGCAGTCATCGCAGAGTCAGAGACCACAATCATCGCAGAGTCAGAGACCGCAACAATCACTACAGAGACAGAGACCACAGCAATCTTCACAGTTGCAAACCTCACAAAGCCAAAGACAGCTGCCACAGAGCAACAGGCCGCAGCAGATGTTGCAACGGCAAAGCCCTCTTTCCTCGCAAGGTCATTATCCTGAGCAAAGAAGAGTCCAAGCAAATGATCGAGTAAAACCATCCGAAAGGCAG CCATCTCGACAAGTATCTGCCAATGGACGTGATGATCGTGCAAAGAAAAAGCAATTGGGGAAACGAAGGTTTGATGACgacattgaagatgaggatgaccccATGGCTATGATCAGGAGTATGTTCAG GTATGACCCTAGTAAATATGCAGGCagagatgatgatgatagtgacatgGAAGCAGATTTTGCTACTATAGAGATGGAAGAGAAAAGAAG CGCGAGGATTGCAAGGCAGGAGGACGAAGAGGAGCTCCGcctgctcgaggaagaagagaggcGTGAGCAggagaggaagaggcggcgggTAGGCCGATAG